Within the Acidobacteriota bacterium genome, the region AACGCGCGCAAACCAGTCAAGATCTTCTCCGGTTGAAAGCGCGGTGTCAAACAAACCTACGTGCGCAAACACTTTTGGTCGAACCATCAGGGTTTCCATAATCTGGCCCACCTGATCACCTACCAGCCACGACTTGCGAAAACCCGGCGGCGGCGACTCACCCGGCTCAAGGAAAAATCTCATATGGGTGAGTGAAAAGTCCACTTCTGGATGATCAACCATAAACGTGACCTGAGTTTCCAGCTTGTCAGGTGTCCATAAGTCATCGTGTGACAAAAAGGCAATCAATTCTCCTCGGGCCAATTGGATCCCGCAATTGTAGGCATCACCAATTCCCTTCCCAGCCTGCAAATGGTATCT harbors:
- a CDS encoding glycosyltransferase, translated to MNYPPVSVIVAVRNGERFLEQALQSIRKQTLDPFEILVIDGRSTDRTADIARSFSQVRYHLQAGKGIGDAYNCGIQLARGELIAFLSHDDLWTPDKLETQVTFMVDHPEVDFSLTHMRFFLEPGESPPPGFRKSWLVGDQVGQIMETLMVRPKVFAHVGLFDTALSTGEDLDWFARVSDLGLAKAVIPQVLLHKRIHSTNLSLTTTENNQNMLAALRRSILRKRHD